In one window of Armatimonadota bacterium DNA:
- a CDS encoding ParB N-terminal domain-containing protein has translation MELSKLRHWEDNPRLNDQAVGAVARSIRTFGSNVPILCDQNLTIIAGHTRWKAAKELGLKAVPVIVLEMTDAQRRAFSLADNKTAEIAEWDSPKLRDLLEELGAKDINLPDLGFSDGELAALLAAQGEPDWSEFDQRVPAPENDAYALVPVKVRRQAKEPIQTAIRTYAAEIGVHEKDTAVLAGEVVQKLLKVEA, from the coding sequence ATGGAGTTGTCCAAGCTGAGGCACTGGGAAGACAACCCGAGGCTGAATGACCAAGCGGTCGGCGCGGTTGCCCGCAGTATTCGCACCTTCGGGTCTAATGTGCCGATCCTCTGCGACCAGAATCTGACGATCATCGCCGGCCACACCCGGTGGAAGGCGGCAAAGGAGCTGGGCCTCAAAGCGGTGCCGGTGATCGTCCTCGAAATGACGGACGCGCAGCGACGCGCGTTTTCGCTCGCAGACAACAAGACGGCCGAGATCGCGGAGTGGGATTCGCCGAAGCTAAGAGATCTGCTTGAGGAGTTGGGCGCTAAAGATATCAACCTTCCGGATCTTGGCTTCTCCGATGGGGAACTCGCAGCGCTTCTTGCCGCCCAGGGGGAGCCGGATTGGAGTGAATTTGACCAGCGTGTGCCTGCACCGGAGAATGATGCATACGCACTTGTACCGGTAAAGGTCCGGCGACAAGCGAAGGAGCCAATCCAAACGGCAATAAGGACATATGCGGCGGAGATCGGTGTCCATGAGAAGGATACGGCGGTATTGGCCGGCGAGGTAGTGCAGAAACTCTTGAAAGTCGAGGCGTGA